The Haloarchaeobius sp. HME9146 genome includes a region encoding these proteins:
- a CDS encoding FAD-dependent oxidoreductase, with product MTTEQTHDFDVVIVGGGPAGTAAGIFTARYGLDTAVFDRGRSSIQRCAHLENYPGFPAGMDIETLYGLLHDHIEEAGCDLVPDMVESVTRTEDEAGFLVDLQEGDAVTATRVIAATRYDGEYMRPLVGDEAFFTHEHDGEEHEHFDRDYPEMDGTTPVDGLYVASPAEETDRQAIIAAGRGARVALTVVDEVRAEQGLFDPVVDHYDWLRQESNLEGEWADRERWVRWAEENRPDDHALADDEWEELLDREIDRRFETYITDEAVERRAEAAHDRLLEHLDDDRILEYARRIEAEREPPAEQSPEADD from the coding sequence ATGACCACCGAGCAAACGCACGACTTCGACGTGGTAATCGTCGGCGGCGGGCCGGCGGGCACCGCAGCGGGGATCTTCACCGCCCGGTACGGCCTCGACACTGCCGTCTTCGACCGGGGGCGCTCGTCGATACAGCGGTGTGCCCACCTGGAGAACTACCCCGGGTTCCCGGCCGGCATGGACATCGAGACGCTGTACGGCCTGCTGCACGACCACATCGAGGAGGCGGGCTGCGACCTCGTCCCCGACATGGTCGAGTCGGTCACGCGGACCGAGGACGAGGCGGGCTTCCTCGTCGACCTGCAGGAGGGCGACGCGGTCACCGCGACCAGGGTCATCGCCGCGACCCGGTACGACGGCGAGTACATGCGCCCACTCGTCGGCGACGAGGCGTTCTTCACCCACGAACACGACGGCGAGGAACACGAGCACTTCGACCGGGACTACCCCGAGATGGACGGGACGACACCGGTCGACGGCCTGTACGTCGCCTCGCCGGCCGAGGAGACCGACCGCCAGGCCATCATCGCGGCCGGGCGCGGTGCCCGGGTCGCCCTGACCGTCGTCGACGAGGTTCGCGCCGAGCAGGGCCTGTTCGACCCGGTCGTGGACCACTACGACTGGCTGCGCCAGGAGTCGAACCTCGAAGGCGAGTGGGCCGACCGCGAGCGCTGGGTCCGGTGGGCCGAGGAGAACCGGCCGGACGACCACGCTCTCGCCGACGACGAGTGGGAGGAACTGCTCGACCGCGAGATCGACCGCCGGTTCGAGACGTACATCACCGACGAGGCGGTCGAGCGCCGGGCCGAGGCTGCCCACGACCGCCTCCTCGAGCACCTCGACGACGACCGCATCCTCGAGTACGCCCGCCGGATAGAGGCCGAGCGCGAGCCACCGGCCGAACAGTCCCCGGAGGCTGACGACTGA